TAAGAGAAGTTACAATACATGCAAATGTTCAAACACAAACATAGCGTACACATTACGCACCATGAAAACGCCTATTCTCAGAGTGTTCCTCTTCTGCATCAGGAAATAAGCTACTCCTACCATCATGGTGATGCTGATCAGTGAATCGACAAACGGCTAAAAAATAGAGGAAGTTAATCACACATAAGAAAGTTATTAGCCAGCAGTAGTAATCTAGATGACCTCTGTTTATGTTTGTGGCGAGCCAACTTGTGTTGCCTCCAGCTGAGGTAGTACTATCCACCACGCTCACCAAGAGACTGTTAATTAAGCCGGCAAGCGCTAGGCCAAACGTGTAAAGAGCTGCTGCAAAGCTGGACATGGTTTTTGGAAATAGACTATATATAAACTCGATCTGTCCAACCACATTCAAAGCCTCAGCCACCCCGTATAGTGCCAACTGTGGTACAAACCACATAGAGGACATGTTTAACACAGCGTTCGGATCATCCTCAAACCCTGCGTTGATTGCCTTATTGCGTCGTATGGTTTCTGTTATAGCTGAAAGTGTCGTACCCACAATGCCCAGAAATAAGCCAATCCCCATTCTGGAAAATGGACTTATCCCAGTCGACAGTCCAGTATACCTAGACAGTAAAGGAACCACTGCACGATCGTAAAAAGCCATCCAGATTGTCAAAGAAAAAACGGTAATCATGCCGAATGATCCTGCTGGGATTTCAAACTGAGGAGTAATGTGTCTATCCACGGTCAATAGTTGATATATCGAAAGTGGCTGACCGAACGACACAAGAAGCATAATACAGGTGGACCACATGGGAAGAACTCTAAGAAAACACTTCATTATTTCGACTTGTTCCACAAAGCAGAGACTCCACGGATCTGAAGCTTTTCCATCAGGTTTCAACTCCACGTGAGGATCTTCAATTATGCAAGCTCTATTCAAACACCTACAATATACAACGAACGAATGAATCAAAGTGTAACTTGTTTTCCCTTACCTCCATCAGGAAAgacattttctttatttgttt
This DNA window, taken from Solanum lycopersicum chromosome 5, SLM_r2.1, encodes the following:
- the LOC101262212 gene encoding protein NRT1/ PTR FAMILY 1.2-like codes for the protein MGNKPEEEEFLLNHSQNSTKGGVKTIPFIIVNESCERVASFGLQPNMILYITKFYNMDAARASVLLNLWSALSNGLAIFGAFISDSYIGRFRAIAIGTISSLIGMILLWLTTIFPQLRPLPCGQYQLDCNAATSTQLAVILCSFGLIAIGAGFVRPCSVAFGADQLENKRNPDNERVMDTYFNWFYASVGISISVAITVIVYIQVQFGWQVGFGVPALLMVLSVSVYLIGSPLYIKPKSEGSLFTGLFQVAVAAFRKRHINVQLNYNDDCYYKAPESKLLEPSTDFRCLNRACIIEDPHVELKPDGKASDPWSLCFVEQVEIMKCFLRVLPMWSTCIMLLVSFGQPLSIYQLLTVDRHITPQFEIPAGSFGMITVFSLTIWMAFYDRAVVPLLSRYTGLSTGISPFSRMGIGLFLGIVGTTLSAITETIRRNKAINAGFEDDPNAVLNMSSMWFVPQLALYGVAEALNVVGQIEFIYSLFPKTMSSFAAALYTFGLALAGLINSLLVSVVDSTTSAGGNTSWLATNINRGHLDYYCWLITFLCVINFLYFLAVCRFTDQHHHDGRSSLFPDAEEEHSENRRFHGA